The Desulfuromonadales bacterium genome window below encodes:
- a CDS encoding ferredoxin, with protein sequence MAYTINEECINCGACEPVCPVNAI encoded by the coding sequence ATGGCCTATACCATCAATGAAGAATGCATCAATTGCGGGGCCTGCGAGCCCGTATGTCCCGTCAATGCCATCAG